Below is a genomic region from Escherichia ruysiae.
TCACTTATCTCCTGCCGCTGCTGATCGGTTATACCGGTGGTAAGCTGGTAGGCGGCGAACGTGGCGGCGTAGTCGGTGCCATCACCACCATGGGCGTTATCGTCGGCGCAGACATGCCGATGTTCCTCGGTTCTATGATTGCAGGTCCGCTGGGCGGCTGGTGCATTAAGCACTTCGACCGCTGGGTAGACGGTAAAATCAAATCCGGTTTTGAGATGCTGGTGAATAACTTCTCCGCTGGCATCATCGGGATGATCCTCGCCATTCTGGCCTTCCTCGGCATTGGCCCGATTGTTGAAGCCCTGTCTAAAATGCTGGCTGCGGGCGTTAACTTCATGGTTGTCCATGACATGCTGCCGCTGGCGTCTATCTTTGTTGAACCGGCGAAAATCCTGTTCCTCAACAACGCCATTAACCACGGTATCTTCTCGCCGCTGGGTATTCAGCAGTCCCATGAACTGGGTAAATCCATCTTCTTCCTGATTGAAGCGAACCCGGGTCCGGGTATGGGCGTGCTGCTGGCGTACATGTTCTTTGGTCGTGGTAGTGCGAAACAGTCTGCGGGCGGTGCGGCAATCATCCACTTCCTGGGTGGTATCCACGAAATCTACTTCCCGTATGTACTGATGAATCCGCGTCTGATTCTGGCCGTTATCCTCGGCGGTATGACTGGCGTGTTCACGCTGACTATCCTGGGCGGTGGTCTGGTTTCTCCGGCATCTCCGGGTTCTATCCTCGCGGTACTGGCGATGACGCCAAAAGGTGCTTACTTCGCTAACATCGCGGGTGTGTGTGCGGCGATGGCGGTCTCCTTCGTTGTCTCTGCTATTTTGCTGAAAACCAGCAAAGTGAAAGAAGAAGACGATATTGAAGCAGCAACTCGTCGTATGCAGGACATGAAAGCTGAGTCTAAAGGTGCGTCTCCGCTGTCTGCGGGCGATGTGACTAACGACCTGAGCCACGTGCGTAAAATCATCGTTGCCTGTGACGCCGGTATGGGTTCCAGTGCGATGGGCGCAGGCGTGCTGCGTAAGAAAATTCAGGATGCAGGTCTGTCGCAGATTTCGGTCACTAACAGCGCGATCAACAACCTGCCGCCGGATGTAGATCTGGTCATCACTCACCGTGACCTGACTGAACGCGCTATGCGCCAGGTGCCGCAGGCACAGCATATTTCGCTGACTAACTTCCTCGACAGCGGCCTGTACACCAGCCTGACCGAACGTCTGGTTGCTGCCCAGCGTCATACTGAAAACGAAGTGAAAGTGAAAGACAGCCTGAAAGACAGCTTTGACGATTCTAACGCCAACCTGTTTAAGCTCGGTGCGGAGAACATCTTCCTCGGTCGCAAAGCAGCCACCAAAGAAGAAGCGATTCGCTTTGCCGGCGAACAACTGGTGAAAGGCGGCTATGTTGAGCCGGAATACGTACAGGCGATGCTGGATCGTGAAAAACTGACCCCGACTTATCTGGGTGAGTCTATCGCAGTGCCGCACGGTACGGTTGAAGCGAAAGATCGCGTACTGAAAACGGGTGTCGTGTTCTGTCAGTATCCGGAAGGTGTGCGCTTCGGTGAAGAAGAAGATGACATTGCCCGCCTGGTGATTGGTATTGCTGCCCGTAATAACGAGCACATTCAGGTTATCACCAGCCTGACCAACGCGCTGGATGATGAGTCCGTCATCGAGCGTCTGGCACACACCACCAGCGTGGATGAAGTGCTGGAACTGCTGGCAGGTCGTAAGTAATCCAGGCCCACCCTCTCCTCATGGAGACGGTGGGGCTGATTGCCTGATGCGCTTTGCTTATCAGGCCTACAAAACAAAGCGCAGTTTGTTAAATTTGCACGTTCTTGTAGGCCGGATAAGGCGTTTACGCCGCATCCGGCGCTGCCCCTCTCCACATGGAGAGGGTTTGGGTGAGGGAAAAGCCTCACCCCAGCCCTCTTGGGTAAAAACATTGATGAAGGTTAATACTATGAAAGCATTACATTTTGGCGCAGGTAATATCGGTCGTGGCTTTATCGGTAAACTGCTGGCAGACGCGGGTATCCAACTGACGTTTGCCGATGTCAATCAGGTGGTACTTGATGCCCTGAATGCCCGTCATAGCTATCAGGTTCACGTTGTCGGCGAAACCGAGCAGGTGGATACCGTTTCCGGCGTAAATGCCGTCAGCAGCATTGGCGACGATGTGGTGGATTTAATCGCCCAGGTTGATTTAGTCACCACCGCAGTTGGCCCGGTCGTGCTGGAACGCATTGCTCCGGCAATCGCCAAAGGGCTGGTAAAACGTAAAGAGCAAGGTAATGACTCCCCGCTGAACATTATCGCCTGTGAAAACATGGTACGCGGCACAACGCAACTGAAAGGCCATGTGATGAACGCCCTGCCGGAAGACGCCAAAGCGTGGGTAGAAGAACACGTTGGCTTTGTTGATTCCGCCGTTGACCGTATCGTACCGCCTTCAGCGTCTGCAACGAACGATCCGCTGGAAGTCACTGTAGAAACCTTCAGCGAATGGATTGTCGATAAAACTCAGTTCAAAGGCACGCTGCCAAACATTCCTGGTATGGAGTTAACCGACAACCTGATGGCGTTTGTCGAACGTAAGCTCTTCACCCTGAACACAGGCCATGCTATAACCGCGTACCTTGGAAAACTGGCGGGTCATCAGACCATTCGTGACGCGATTCTCGACGAGAAAATCCGTGCGGTGGTAAAAGGGGCGATGGAAGAAAGCGGCGCGGTACTGATTAAGCGTTACGGCTTTGACGCGGACAAGCACGCGGCGTACATCCAGAAAATCCTCGGTCGTTTTGAAAACCCGTATCTGAAAGATGATGTTGAGCGCGTAGGCCGTCAGCCACTGCGTAAACTGAGTGCTGGCGACCGTCTGATCAAGCCGCTGCTGGGTACGCTGGAATATAGCTTGCCGCACAAAAATCTGATTGAAGGTATTGCCGCTGCAATGCACTTTTGCAGTGAAGATGATCCTCAGGCACAAGAACTGGCGGCGCTGATTGCCGACAAAGGCCCGCAGGCTGCGCTGGCGCACATTTCCGGGCTTGATGCCAACAGCGAGGTTGTCACCGAGGCAGTAACCGCTTATAACGCAATGCAATAATGATGAACCAGGCGCAGGACTCCCTGCGCCCGAATAACAGATTGTCAGATATGCAGGCAACAATGGAACAAACCCAGGCCTTTGAAAACCGTGTGCTTGAGCGTCTGAATGCTGGCAAAACCGTGCGAAGCTTTCTGATTACCGCCGTCGATCTCCTGACCGAGGCGGTGAATCTTTTGGTGCTTCAGGTATTCCGCAAAGACGATTACGCGGTGAAGTATGCTGTAGAACCGTTACTCGACGGCGATGGTCCGCTGGGCGACCTGTCCGTGCGCTTAAAGCTGATTTATGGGCTTGGCGTAATTAGTCGCCATGAATACGAAGATGCGGAACTGTTGATGGCACTGCGGGAAGAGCTGAACCACGACGGCAACGAGTACGCATTTACCGATGATGAAATTCTTGGGCCATTTGGCGAACTGCATTGCGTGGCGGCACTACCACCGCCGCCACAGTTTGAACCAATAGACTCCAGTTTGTATGCGATGCAAGTTCAGCGTTACCAACAGGCTGTGCGATCAACAATGGTCCTTTCACTGACAGAGCTGATTTCCAAAATCAGCTTAAAAAAAGCCTTTCAAAAGTAAGTACTTTCGCTTACTTCTCCTCTACCGGATTCGGCCGATAAAGTCGGCGATAATATTCCAGACGTTGTAGATATAACGGCACGCTTTCCTCAGGTATACCGGATGGAATCGCGTTACGGGGGGGAAGTTTATTCAGATACTCCCGGAACGCCTGGCTTGATGCCATGAAATCTACGGCTTTATCAATAAGAAGCGGAACGTTTTCACCTAATTTGCCCATAATAATATCTCCGTATTACCCCGCGCCGGGAAAGCGCGACCGCCGATTTTAGTTTAGATCCCGATAAAAATGACATTAAGGAAAACGTGCGAAATCCACAACGCTTGCCCTCACCTTCTGATTATATTGTTTATTAATCAATATATTATATGATTTTTGAACACAAGATTTGTTACCCGACAAAACTATTACAATGCCATCAGTTGTGAACAAAGCACCTGGTCGCGCATACTAGGGGCTATAAATTTATCTTTATCAGAAGTCATCACATGAAAGAAGTCGAAAAAAACGAAATCAAACGTCTCAGCGATCGTCTGGACGCCATCCGTCACCAGCAGGCCGATCTGTCGCTGGTTGAAGCCGCAGACAAATATGCCGAACTGGAAAAAGAGAAAGCTACGCTGGAAGCTGAAATTGCCCGCCTGCGTGAAGTTCATAGCCAGAAACTCAGCAAAGAAGCACAAAAGCTGATGAAGATGCCGTTCCAGCGTGCGATTACCAAAAAAGAACAAGCCGATATGGGTAAGCTGAAGAAGAGTGTCCGTGGGTTAGTCGTAGTGCATCCGATGACCGCACTGGGTCGTGAAATGGGTCTGCAAGAGATGACCGGGTTCTCAAAGACAGCGTTTTAACCCTCTTACCTGTATATCTCCCTCACATCCCGCGTTTCTAAATGCGGGATGCAACAAATATCCTCCTCTTTTTCCTCTGTTTCCTCGTAGAGTCTACTTTTTACCAATGGCACTAAATCTGAAAATGCATTCAGTAAAAGGTTTGGTTCGACGCCTAAAAATGGAAGATATCATTCATAAAATAAAACTTTTGCCGTTATTTTTTCCATCTACATTCTAAAAACTCACCCAAAACATTTATTGTGTGAATATTAAATGAAAGCTATTTTTCTGCTTTAAATGCAGTGTTTGACATCTGATAACCCTCCTCATTAAAATCCGCCTCCCTAACACAATTAAACAATTTTAAAACTTAATAAATAATTTTCATAACAAATATATTCGCAACATTCATAAAGCCAGCCGTATAAATCGCAAAAGCATCAACCACAAATGGACACATCCCTTAGACCGCGTTGGTATCAGGGATGATATGTAAGGATAACTTTATATGAAAGTGAATAAATTATTGATAAGCGTCCTGGCGGCTTCGACAATACTGATGCTGTCAGGTTGTGACTATGTCGAAAAAAACAAAGTCGTTGATGAACTCACAAAACAACAAGAAGAACAAAAGGCCAGAATTGATCAACTCGAAAAACGACTAGAACAAGAAACCAAAAAGACAAACACCATTGAAAAACAAAGCATTAGTCTAATAAACAGTACAAAGCTGCTGGCTCAGGTAGTGAAAGAGATTAAGCATCAGCAAGATACATTTGTCTTTACTGAATTTAACCCCGATCAAACAAAATATTTCATTTTAAATAACGGTTCGGTAGGTATTGCCGGCAGGGTGTTATCTGTTGAAGCAATAGAAAATGGCAGTGTTATTCATATGTCATTGGCCAATTTATTAAGTATTCCCGTATCAAATATTGGTTTTCATGCCACCTGGGGCGGTGAAAGACCGGGTGATCTAAAAGAATATGCCAAATGGCAACAGCTACTATTTAGTACCACCATGAACTCCACGCTGAAATTATTACCAGGGCAATGGCAAGACATTAACTTAACGTTAAAAGGGGTGTCTCCCAATAACCTGAAATACCTGAAGTTGGCTATTAATATGCAGAATATCAACTTCGACAACCTTCCACCTGCTGATAACCGGCAGAAAAAAAGCAAAAAATAAATGCAGTCATTGCACTTATATCAAGGAATAGAGAGCAACAACAATGAACAAAATTTTTAAAGTTATCTGGAACCCTGCGACGGGAAGTTACAGCGTCGCCAGCGAAACGGCAAAAAGCCGTGGGAAAAAGAGCGGGCGCAGCAAGCTGTTAATTTCTGCGCTGGTTGCAGGTGGGATGATGTCGTCGTTTGGGGCAGGTGCTTCTGTCAGTCTTGATGGTGGTACATATTCTGATGGCACCGAACTTACTGATGCATGGATTGCTATTGGTAAAGGTGCGAAAGCTTCCTCTGTAGGCGGTAGCACAGCAAGTATTTCTATTGGGGTAAATGCAATCTCTGCTGCTGGGGCTACTGCAGTGGGTTATAACAGTAATGCTACTGGACAAAGTTCAGTATCAATGGGGCAGCTATCGAAAGCCACAGGGAGCAGGGGGGTTGCTATCGGCAGTGGCGCTAGTGCCATTGGCGACTATACAGTTGCATTAGCGGTTGGCTCCAGTGCTAGCGGTGAGAGTGCAGTGGCAATAGGTCAAGGTTCCGGAGCCCAAAATAAAGGTAGTGTTGCGTTAGGTAACAGAGCGTCATCATTAGGAGAAAAATCGGTAGCACTAGGGGTAGACAGTAAGGCCACTGGTGACGATAGCCTGGCATTAGGTAGAAACGCCTTGGGCAATAGCACAGGTTCCATTGCAATGGGTGCCGACGCTCAGGCAAATGGTTTATATAGCCTGGCATTGGGTTCAAACAGCATAGCTAACGCGGACAATACCGTTGCGCTCGGATATGGTGCCAATGCAGCCAA
It encodes:
- the mtlA gene encoding PTS mannitol transporter subunit IICBA; translation: MSSDIKIKVQSFGRFLSNMVMPNIGAFIAWGIITALFIPTGWLPNETLAKLVGPMITYLLPLLIGYTGGKLVGGERGGVVGAITTMGVIVGADMPMFLGSMIAGPLGGWCIKHFDRWVDGKIKSGFEMLVNNFSAGIIGMILAILAFLGIGPIVEALSKMLAAGVNFMVVHDMLPLASIFVEPAKILFLNNAINHGIFSPLGIQQSHELGKSIFFLIEANPGPGMGVLLAYMFFGRGSAKQSAGGAAIIHFLGGIHEIYFPYVLMNPRLILAVILGGMTGVFTLTILGGGLVSPASPGSILAVLAMTPKGAYFANIAGVCAAMAVSFVVSAILLKTSKVKEEDDIEAATRRMQDMKAESKGASPLSAGDVTNDLSHVRKIIVACDAGMGSSAMGAGVLRKKIQDAGLSQISVTNSAINNLPPDVDLVITHRDLTERAMRQVPQAQHISLTNFLDSGLYTSLTERLVAAQRHTENEVKVKDSLKDSFDDSNANLFKLGAENIFLGRKAATKEEAIRFAGEQLVKGGYVEPEYVQAMLDREKLTPTYLGESIAVPHGTVEAKDRVLKTGVVFCQYPEGVRFGEEEDDIARLVIGIAARNNEHIQVITSLTNALDDESVIERLAHTTSVDEVLELLAGRK
- the mtlD gene encoding mannitol-1-phosphate 5-dehydrogenase encodes the protein MKALHFGAGNIGRGFIGKLLADAGIQLTFADVNQVVLDALNARHSYQVHVVGETEQVDTVSGVNAVSSIGDDVVDLIAQVDLVTTAVGPVVLERIAPAIAKGLVKRKEQGNDSPLNIIACENMVRGTTQLKGHVMNALPEDAKAWVEEHVGFVDSAVDRIVPPSASATNDPLEVTVETFSEWIVDKTQFKGTLPNIPGMELTDNLMAFVERKLFTLNTGHAITAYLGKLAGHQTIRDAILDEKIRAVVKGAMEESGAVLIKRYGFDADKHAAYIQKILGRFENPYLKDDVERVGRQPLRKLSAGDRLIKPLLGTLEYSLPHKNLIEGIAAAMHFCSEDDPQAQELAALIADKGPQAALAHISGLDANSEVVTEAVTAYNAMQ
- the mtlR gene encoding mannitol operon repressor MtlR; translation: MMNQAQDSLRPNNRLSDMQATMEQTQAFENRVLERLNAGKTVRSFLITAVDLLTEAVNLLVLQVFRKDDYAVKYAVEPLLDGDGPLGDLSVRLKLIYGLGVISRHEYEDAELLMALREELNHDGNEYAFTDDEILGPFGELHCVAALPPPPQFEPIDSSLYAMQVQRYQQAVRSTMVLSLTELISKISLKKAFQK
- the yibT gene encoding protein YibT, with protein sequence MGKLGENVPLLIDKAVDFMASSQAFREYLNKLPPRNAIPSGIPEESVPLYLQRLEYYRRLYRPNPVEEK
- a CDS encoding YibL family ribosome-associated protein, yielding MKEVEKNEIKRLSDRLDAIRHQQADLSLVEAADKYAELEKEKATLEAEIARLREVHSQKLSKEAQKLMKMPFQRAITKKEQADMGKLKKSVRGLVVVHPMTALGREMGLQEMTGFSKTAF
- a CDS encoding SadB/YajI family lipoprotein; its protein translation is MKVNKLLISVLAASTILMLSGCDYVEKNKVVDELTKQQEEQKARIDQLEKRLEQETKKTNTIEKQSISLINSTKLLAQVVKEIKHQQDTFVFTEFNPDQTKYFILNNGSVGIAGRVLSVEAIENGSVIHMSLANLLSIPVSNIGFHATWGGERPGDLKEYAKWQQLLFSTTMNSTLKLLPGQWQDINLTLKGVSPNNLKYLKLAINMQNINFDNLPPADNRQKKSKK